From Pongo pygmaeus isolate AG05252 chromosome 1, NHGRI_mPonPyg2-v2.0_pri, whole genome shotgun sequence, one genomic window encodes:
- the LOC129008253 gene encoding small ribosomal subunit protein uS9-like: MPSKGPLQSVQVFGRKKTATAVAHCKCGNGLIKVNGWPLEMIEPHTLQYKLLEPVLLLGKERFAGVDIRVRVKGGGHVAQIYAIHQSISKALVAYYQKYVDEASKKEIKDILIQYDRTLLVADPHCHESKKFGGPGAHARYQKSYR; this comes from the coding sequence ATGCCGTCCAAGGGCCCGCTGCAGTCGGTGCAGGTCTTCGGACGCAAGAAGACAGCCACAGCTGTGGCGCACTGCAAATGCGGCAATGGTCTCATCAAGGTGAACGGGTGGCCCCTGGAGATGATTGAGCCACACACGCTGCAATACAAGCTGCTGGAGCCAGTTCTGCTTCTCGGCAAGGAGCGGTTTGCTGGTGTGGACATCCGTGTCCGTGTGAAGGGTGGAGGTCACGTGGCCCAGATTTATGCTATCCATCAGTCCATCTCCAAAGCCCTGGTGGCCTATTACCAGAAATATGTGGATGAGGCTTCCAAGAAGGAGATCAAAGACATCCTCATTCAGTATGACCGGACCCTGCTGGTAGCTGATCCTCATTGCCATGAGTCCAAAAAGTTTGGAGGCCCTGGTGCCCATGCTCGCTACCAGAAATCCTACCGATAA